The window ACCGGCTCCCGGCGTCCCGTGAGGACGACCTGCTGCGCCGCATTGACGTTTCCGATGGCGACGTCGCGAGGGTCGCAGCCGAGGCGGGCGAGCTCGGAGGCGACCTCGCCCTCCCCGAGCCCGATCACGAAGCCCATCGCCCCGGCTGGAGCCCGTTCGCCCAGGAGCCGTTCGGCCTCGAGGAGGACGTCGAGCGCCGCGCGCCGGTCCAGCACACCGGCCCCGACGAACGCGGCGTAGGTTCCGAGGCTGTAGCCCGCGCAGGCCGCCGGCTCGAGACCGTGCTCATTGGCGAGGACGTCGAGGACGGCGACCGAGACGGCGAAGACGCCGACCTGGGCGGGAAGGTCGTCGTGGAGATCCGATCGTCCCTCGCCGAAGTAGACCTCCCGGACGTCGACGCCGGTCCGTTCGGCGATCTCGCCGAACCAGCGGTCGACGTAAGGGTAGGCATCGGCAAGCGCCTCGCCCATCCCCGCCTTCTCGGAGAGCTGGCCCGGCAGGAGAGCCGCGAACCTCATGCCGCCACCTCTCCCGGCAGGAGCCCGGCCGGGAAGGCCTCCGCCAGGGAGTGTGCCCGGTGCCGCGAGAGAAGGCGCGAAAGGCGGGGCACGACACGGCCGCGCCCGCCGAAGTGAACGAGCCGGGCGACGGGCGACAGCTCCATGGGAGGGTGCTCCTCGTCGACCTCCCACGGGTGAAGGTAGAAGACCGGGCTGTCGCCCGAGCGGATCGCCGCGTCGACGGCCGCACCGACGCGGGCTTCGCGCGACAGGCGCGACGTCCAGCCACCTCCGAGCATCGCGGGGCGGCCGAAGAACGTCCCGACGAGGGGCGGCACCTCCAGGAGGTCGCCGGACGGGGTCGACAGGACCGTGGGACGGCGGGGGTTGCCGGGATCCCCGATCGGAGGAACCGCGAGGAGGGAGGAGTCGACCCGGAACCCCTCCTCGACGAGCGTCGGCAGGTGGGGGCTCGAGGTCGTCCGGAGCGACCACTCCGGGGCCCGGTAGGCCGTCACCGCGGCCCCGCAGGCGTCTTCGAGCGCGGCGCGGGCAGAGCGG is drawn from Holophagales bacterium and contains these coding sequences:
- a CDS encoding ACP S-malonyltransferase; the encoded protein is MRFAALLPGQLSEKAGMGEALADAYPYVDRWFGEIAERTGVDVREVYFGEGRSDLHDDLPAQVGVFAVSVAVLDVLANEHGLEPAACAGYSLGTYAAFVGAGVLDRRAALDVLLEAERLLGERAPAGAMGFVIGLGEGEVASELARLGCDPRDVAIGNVNAAQQVVLTGRREPVLRALEHFAPRALRAEALPLGWPMHSPVLEPVTDGLSELVDRHVRMTWPGRAALYAPMVGGEVKSEEEARRVLGKQISRPSRWSDVLTAMAAAGEIRFAEVGPGDVLSKMHRWTLRRSKADVLEDPVGIARFASDLGAPSERRGAVAAAREEAT
- a CDS encoding polysaccharide deacetylase family protein is translated as MPGARLVLTVDVEEWFHVCGHPTYDVPDRWGSFPSRVVPSTERILELLDRTASRATFFVLGWVARRNPGFVRRIAEAGHEIGCHGDLHRRADTMTTQEFRADVRSARAALEDACGAAVTAYRAPEWSLRTTSSPHLPTLVEEGFRVDSSLLAVPPIGDPGNPRRPTVLSTPSGDLLEVPPLVGTFFGRPAMLGGGWTSRLSREARVGAAVDAAIRSGDSPVFYLHPWEVDEEHPPMELSPVARLVHFGGRGRVVPRLSRLLSRHRAHSLAEAFPAGLLPGEVAA